In Posidoniimonas polymericola, one genomic interval encodes:
- a CDS encoding SMI1/KNR4 family protein, whose translation MEFDMARRRVPISESEVNNLELQLDCQLPSEYKDFLSCHNGGLPARNVFAIGSDTDYWVDWLCWVDNNLAKPSEFADHESLAFTLFKYAGLVPDDTLAIGRCCRDDLLLLRIAGNEKGQIEYKEIAGLLGASRVKKEAMRNEGITVLAPDFAEFFDSLMLPRL comes from the coding sequence ATGGAATTCGACATGGCGAGACGGCGTGTGCCGATTTCAGAGTCCGAAGTTAACAATCTGGAACTGCAGCTTGATTGTCAACTGCCATCGGAGTACAAGGATTTCTTGAGTTGTCACAATGGCGGCCTGCCGGCGAGGAATGTTTTTGCGATTGGTTCAGATACTGACTATTGGGTGGATTGGCTGTGCTGGGTAGATAACAATCTAGCTAAACCTTCAGAGTTTGCAGACCACGAAAGTTTGGCATTCACACTCTTCAAGTATGCCGGCCTGGTTCCGGACGACACTCTAGCTATCGGGCGATGCTGTCGAGATGACTTGCTCCTCCTTAGGATTGCGGGCAACGAGAAGGGACAAATCGAGTACAAGGAGATCGCTGGGTTGCTAGGGGCTTCGAGAGTGAAAAAGGAGGCAATGCGGAACGAAGGAATTACGGTCCTTGCGCCCGACTTTGCAGAGTTCTTTGACTCTCTCATGCTGCCTCGGCTGTGA
- a CDS encoding HNH endonuclease, translating into MHTVKVFRHPKYGRLIQFGDAAIKRKVKIKPTGNPRADYAAANRELGKPAGYDWTKEPGINEPMTWHHDNKKGWMHLVPFSVHDKIGHSGGAKIWGGGYR; encoded by the coding sequence TTGCACACCGTCAAGGTCTTCCGCCATCCGAAATACGGGAGGCTGATTCAATTTGGGGACGCTGCTATAAAGAGGAAAGTTAAGATCAAGCCGACAGGAAATCCGAGAGCCGACTATGCGGCGGCCAACAGGGAACTTGGAAAGCCTGCTGGATATGACTGGACCAAAGAGCCGGGGATTAATGAACCGATGACTTGGCATCACGATAACAAGAAAGGATGGATGCATCTCGTCCCGTTTTCAGTTCACGACAAGATTGGTCATTCTGGCGGAGCAAAGATCTGGGGCGGTGGATACAGGTAA